The Myxococcus virescens sequence GGTCGTCACACCCCGTTCTTCAAGGGCTACCGCCCGCAGTTCTACTTCCGCACCACGGACGTGACGGGCTCGGTGAAGCTGCCGGAGAACGTCGAAATGGTGATGCCGGGCGACAACATCGCCATCGAGGTGGAGCTCATCACCCCGGTGGCCATGGAGAAGGAGCTGCGCTTCGCTGTTCGCGAGGGTGGCCGCACGGTGGGCGCCGGCGTCGTGGCGGAAATCATCGAGTAGCGCAAACCCCCAGTGGCTCCCTGCGTTCCCAATTCCGGGAAATTTCAGGGAGCCGTTGGGAATCATGTTGCACACCCTGGGGCGGGATGGTACACACCGCGCCCCTTCGTTCTGAAGAAACGGCTCTGTGAAATCCAGGGGACGTCGGTCGTAACGCCCTCCCGCGGCAGAGGCAGAGTCCGTTCAAAGAGGTTCTTGCGAATGGCGACACAGAAGATCCGCATCCGGCTGAAGGCGTACGACTCGAAGCTCCTGGACCAGAGCGCGGGTGAGATCGTCGAGACGGCCAAGCGCACAGGCGCGAAGGTGGCCGGTCCGATCCCCCTTCCCACGCGCATCAACAAGTTCACGGTGCTGCGGTCTCCGCACGTGGACAAGAAGAGCCGTGAGCAGTTCGAGATCCGCACGCACAAGCGCCTGCTCGATATCCTCGAGCCCACGCAGCAGACGCTGGATGCGCTGATGAAGCTGGATCTGTCGGCTGGCGTTGACGTCGAGATCAAGTCCTAGGAAGCGGGTGGGCGTTCGAGTGGTTTCACTCCGACCCCCGCGAGGAAAGTGCCATGGCGAAGTTTGACGTTGTCGACCTGGATTTGAAGAAGGTGTCGGAGATTGAGCTC is a genomic window containing:
- the rpsJ gene encoding 30S ribosomal protein S10 yields the protein MATQKIRIRLKAYDSKLLDQSAGEIVETAKRTGAKVAGPIPLPTRINKFTVLRSPHVDKKSREQFEIRTHKRLLDILEPTQQTLDALMKLDLSAGVDVEIKS